A window of the Desulforapulum autotrophicum HRM2 genome harbors these coding sequences:
- a CDS encoding tetratricopeptide repeat protein: MINEQVTPQNSAKQSILKKRTADDFENILKNAASAHRQGRLAEAQKGYEKVLEQRPDWGQLLNALGAVYLDQSRPDRAKAMFERAARLNPPHLSACYNLGRMKQLENDHSGAITIYRAMLDAQPDMGEVWNNIGVAYREIGKPDEAISSFRKAVGFAPEMAEAWNNLGVAQDELHLTEKASDSYGKAIEIQPDYASAHLNLGISLQNSGQLKEAGKHYSKVLEIQPENKVAKFMLQSIGASETPEAAPMEHVRGIFDRCAQNFENILVKELEYKTPELLFDLVRPYLTEQLNILDIGCGTGLGAKLYQPFAKSLTGVDVSSKMLEKAAEKKLYNRLEVFDILQDWTFPKKFDLIYSSDVFVYFGNLDTIIGSASSYLVNGGIIAFSVEELADTSLDYQLFPSGRYAHSQTYIQDCLNCHGLQLIEKTQADIRKQSGNPVKGLLIAAIKRT; this comes from the coding sequence ATGATAAATGAACAGGTGACCCCCCAGAACTCAGCAAAACAGTCAATTCTGAAAAAACGTACAGCAGACGATTTTGAAAATATTCTCAAAAATGCGGCTTCAGCCCACAGACAGGGCAGGCTTGCCGAAGCGCAAAAAGGCTATGAAAAAGTATTGGAACAAAGGCCTGACTGGGGACAGTTGTTGAATGCCCTTGGAGCCGTATACCTGGACCAGTCCCGACCGGACAGGGCCAAAGCAATGTTTGAACGGGCAGCCAGGCTCAACCCTCCCCATTTATCAGCATGCTACAACTTGGGCAGGATGAAACAGCTGGAGAACGATCACAGTGGGGCCATAACGATCTACAGGGCCATGCTGGATGCCCAGCCGGACATGGGCGAAGTATGGAATAATATCGGTGTTGCATACAGGGAAATCGGGAAACCCGATGAGGCCATATCCAGTTTTCGCAAGGCCGTGGGGTTTGCACCTGAAATGGCAGAGGCATGGAACAACCTTGGCGTGGCCCAGGACGAACTCCATCTGACTGAAAAGGCTTCAGATTCATATGGAAAGGCCATTGAAATTCAGCCCGATTATGCCTCCGCCCACTTAAATCTCGGAATCTCCCTGCAAAATTCAGGACAACTCAAGGAAGCTGGAAAACACTACAGCAAAGTGCTTGAAATCCAGCCGGAAAATAAGGTGGCAAAATTCATGCTCCAGAGCATCGGGGCTTCAGAAACACCCGAAGCCGCACCAATGGAGCATGTGCGCGGTATCTTTGACCGGTGTGCCCAAAATTTTGAAAATATCCTGGTAAAAGAACTGGAATACAAAACCCCTGAACTCCTGTTTGATCTTGTGCGCCCTTATTTGACTGAACAGCTTAACATTCTGGACATCGGCTGCGGTACGGGTCTGGGCGCAAAGCTATACCAGCCGTTTGCGAAAAGCCTGACCGGCGTTGATGTCTCGTCTAAGATGCTCGAAAAGGCCGCTGAAAAAAAACTCTACAACCGGCTTGAGGTTTTTGACATCCTTCAGGACTGGACGTTTCCCAAGAAATTTGACCTGATATACAGCTCCGACGTCTTTGTATATTTCGGAAATCTGGATACCATCATCGGGTCCGCATCATCATATCTTGTTAACGGAGGGATAATTGCATTTTCAGTGGAAGAACTGGCAGACACCAGCCTGGACTACCAGCTCTTTCCCAGTGGTCGCTATGCACACTCACAAACATATATTCAGGATTGCCTGAATTGCCATGGATTGCAGTTAATAGAGAAAACCCAGGCCGATATCAGGAAGCAGTCTGGAAATCCAGTCAAAGGCCTGTTAATTGCGGCAATAAAACGAACATGA
- a CDS encoding ABC transporter substrate-binding protein has product MGEINRESARTETIPEANHGEKKRICLVCVLVVLFSLSAGLLCAETLRMGILPVIDTLPLQVGVAEGYFKAENLNVKLVSFSSAMERNTAMQSGQLDGFFGDIPATLLMIRNNIPVRFLTISYATDRKQRMFGLMLSPELPMVREKGKITVAISKASIIEYLLDILKQAPETDMMQLEPVEIKRMPLRVQMLLTGKIDAALLPEPMASLAQSRGARPVVTDQALDIPLTVLNLHGAKGHLSEPFVRAYTRSVDAINRAPEKYRALMIKTCRIPKDLVDNFPMYQYPDPRIPTQTEVQQVQDWMIKKGLLNESIPYDRLIP; this is encoded by the coding sequence ATGGGAGAAATTAATAGGGAATCGGCCCGCACGGAAACAATACCCGAAGCGAACCATGGTGAAAAAAAGAGAATCTGCCTTGTCTGTGTACTTGTGGTTCTTTTTTCACTGTCAGCCGGGCTCCTTTGTGCGGAAACCCTTCGCATGGGTATTCTGCCGGTAATTGATACACTGCCCCTGCAGGTGGGTGTGGCGGAAGGCTATTTCAAAGCTGAGAATCTCAATGTTAAACTGGTCTCTTTTTCCAGTGCCATGGAAAGGAACACTGCCATGCAGAGCGGTCAACTGGACGGCTTTTTCGGTGATATCCCCGCAACCCTGCTCATGATCCGCAATAATATCCCGGTTCGGTTTTTGACTATTTCCTACGCAACGGACCGAAAACAGCGGATGTTCGGGTTGATGTTATCTCCTGAACTGCCGATGGTCCGGGAAAAAGGAAAAATCACGGTGGCCATTTCCAAGGCATCTATTATTGAATATCTGCTGGATATTTTAAAACAGGCCCCGGAAACGGATATGATGCAATTGGAACCCGTTGAAATCAAGAGAATGCCCCTTCGCGTGCAGATGCTTCTGACGGGCAAGATAGATGCGGCCCTGTTACCCGAACCCATGGCATCCCTTGCCCAGAGCAGGGGCGCCAGACCTGTTGTGACTGACCAGGCACTGGATATCCCCCTGACCGTCCTGAATTTACATGGGGCCAAAGGCCATCTGTCAGAACCGTTTGTTCGTGCCTATACCCGATCGGTCGACGCCATTAACCGGGCGCCGGAAAAATATCGTGCCCTCATGATCAAAACCTGCAGAATTCCCAAGGACCTGGTGGATAATTTTCCCATGTACCAATATCCAGACCCCCGGATACCTACCCAGACGGAAGTACAGCAGGTCCAGGACTGGATGATAAAAAAGGGGCTGTTGAACGAGTCAATTCCATATGATCGCTTGATTCCATAA
- a CDS encoding ABC transporter ATP-binding protein yields the protein MLKVSHICKGFNSKAVLKDISFVLDARETLVILGPSGCGKTTLLHLISGLEKIEAGQILMDGRTISKPVPDVALILQNYGLLPWKTNLQNVALGLKIQGVSRTKRNARARKILAELGLAGRENDFPLVMSGGEQQRVAIARAYVSKPRLLLMDEPFSSLDAITRENLQDTLLTTWLATSVPYLLVTHSVEEAVFLGKRILILSGSPASIHEIFDNPGFGDIAYRRSNEYYELIRSIRHRIGEYW from the coding sequence ATGCTTAAAGTCAGCCATATATGTAAGGGGTTTAATTCAAAGGCGGTTTTAAAGGATATTTCCTTTGTTCTGGATGCCCGGGAAACACTGGTTATTCTGGGGCCTTCCGGCTGTGGTAAGACAACCCTGCTCCATCTCATCAGCGGGCTTGAAAAAATTGAAGCCGGGCAGATTCTCATGGATGGCCGGACCATATCCAAACCCGTACCGGATGTCGCCCTGATCCTCCAGAATTATGGCCTGCTGCCCTGGAAAACCAATCTGCAGAATGTGGCCCTGGGATTAAAAATACAGGGTGTTTCCAGAACAAAGCGAAATGCAAGGGCCCGGAAAATTTTGGCAGAACTTGGATTGGCGGGCCGTGAAAACGATTTTCCCCTGGTGATGAGCGGCGGTGAACAGCAACGGGTGGCCATTGCCAGGGCCTATGTATCCAAACCCCGGCTGCTGCTCATGGATGAACCCTTCTCCTCTTTGGATGCAATCACCCGGGAAAATCTCCAGGACACGCTGCTGACCACCTGGCTTGCGACCTCTGTTCCCTATCTTCTGGTCACCCACAGTGTGGAAGAGGCTGTTTTTCTGGGCAAACGCATCCTGATTCTTTCCGGGTCTCCGGCATCCATACATGAAATATTCGACAACCCCGGGTTTGGGGATATTGCCTACCGACGGTCCAATGAATATTACGAACTGATCCGGTCCATCCGGCATCGAATAGGGGAGTACTGGTGA
- a CDS encoding ABC transporter permease — MSFLRRIAVPYAITILVVYLIWKVMAILLSRNVLPCPEDAVLAFFRALMTSEFWHHFAASTFRAVTAMVIGWAVAFPLGILMGSSRQFDKFLSPFVTMTYPIPKVVLLPVVLLLFGLGDFSKIIIISLILGYQVLVATRDGVRGIHPKHLDSIRSLGASKWQLFWEGYLPAALPHGFTALRLNSGVSVAVLFFVESFATTEGLGYLIMDAWGQMDFNAMFVGIFGMSLLGVILNEGSNFLEKISCPWH, encoded by the coding sequence GTGAGCTTTCTCCGACGCATCGCTGTTCCATATGCCATAACGATTCTGGTGGTTTATCTGATATGGAAAGTCATGGCCATTCTGCTGTCCCGAAATGTCCTGCCCTGTCCGGAAGATGCTGTCCTTGCATTCTTCAGGGCGCTTATGACGTCTGAATTCTGGCACCATTTCGCAGCCAGTACCTTCAGGGCTGTGACGGCAATGGTCATTGGCTGGGCAGTTGCCTTTCCCCTGGGAATCCTCATGGGCAGCTCCCGTCAGTTTGACAAATTTCTGTCCCCCTTTGTAACCATGACCTATCCCATCCCCAAGGTGGTATTGTTGCCCGTAGTGCTTTTGCTGTTCGGGCTGGGGGATTTTTCCAAGATCATCATCATCAGCCTGATTCTCGGGTACCAGGTATTGGTGGCCACCCGGGACGGGGTCCGGGGAATTCACCCCAAGCACCTGGATTCAATTCGATCCCTCGGGGCCAGCAAGTGGCAGCTGTTCTGGGAAGGATATCTGCCAGCCGCCCTGCCCCACGGCTTTACAGCCCTTCGCCTGAACTCAGGGGTAAGTGTAGCTGTCTTGTTTTTTGTGGAGTCCTTTGCCACAACCGAGGGGTTGGGATATTTGATCATGGACGCCTGGGGGCAAATGGATTTCAACGCCATGTTTGTGGGAATATTCGGCATGAGCCTTCTGGGGGTGATATTGAATGAGGGCAGCAATTTTCTGGAAAAAATCAGTTGCCCCTGGCATTGA
- a CDS encoding ABC transporter substrate-binding protein: protein MNKCLSLFFTAVFLFASWAAFSPSAIEAKSLAGSYKGTAVGYHGEVNIEVELNNKGKILSVAIDDKHHETKGVGTVPIEKLSKAIVEQQALDVDGVSGATITADAVRAAVADALKKAGIDPKALGYVPVVKKPVDRVRFNPAAMPEKAPKTDSVTITDAKGRKVTIDLPVSSYAISTMDVIDYIIPLLGKDAFNKLVASGESGSRSIGKYDRVYTPVVGKYLEHFGQISEHNAPFDLEMILARDPDVFIVNSAMGAHHHVGAIMAQLEEVGIPIVMIDVPGKSVRTSAQKTLEILGKIFQQEGRAAEVVAFLDNQYDLIASKISKITEKPEVYYEFRGYSEVFGLTQTSKRKGWGDLIAVAGGDNIADTLLVSTSKGKGGRGTLDPEIILQVDPDFIILSACGAGWMDNFPHDPAKAPSFDIVNRTGWRDFKAVRNQNVYELAHAMNRSIYGFYACLKMATIFHPDEFKEVDPEAVLAEFFDRFMMVNSSITHWVYRYEGPEGN from the coding sequence ATGAATAAGTGTTTATCCCTTTTTTTTACCGCTGTTTTTCTCTTTGCATCATGGGCTGCATTCAGCCCATCTGCAATAGAGGCAAAATCGCTTGCCGGCTCTTACAAAGGTACGGCCGTGGGTTACCACGGCGAGGTCAATATCGAGGTTGAGCTCAACAATAAAGGCAAAATCCTTTCAGTGGCGATAGATGACAAACACCACGAGACCAAGGGGGTGGGGACCGTCCCCATTGAAAAACTGAGCAAAGCCATTGTGGAACAGCAGGCCTTGGATGTGGATGGGGTTTCCGGTGCCACCATAACCGCAGATGCGGTCCGCGCAGCCGTGGCCGATGCCTTGAAAAAGGCCGGTATAGATCCCAAGGCCCTGGGCTATGTGCCAGTGGTGAAAAAGCCGGTGGATCGGGTTCGGTTCAACCCGGCCGCCATGCCTGAAAAGGCCCCTAAAACCGATTCTGTGACCATCACCGACGCCAAGGGACGCAAGGTAACCATCGATCTTCCGGTCTCCTCCTATGCCATAAGCACCATGGATGTCATCGATTATATAATACCGCTTTTGGGCAAGGACGCCTTTAACAAGCTGGTAGCCTCCGGTGAAAGCGGAAGCCGCAGCATTGGGAAATATGACAGGGTTTACACCCCCGTCGTGGGTAAGTACCTGGAGCACTTCGGCCAGATTTCTGAACATAACGCGCCTTTTGACCTTGAGATGATCCTGGCCAGGGACCCCGATGTGTTCATCGTCAACTCCGCCATGGGCGCCCACCACCACGTTGGAGCCATCATGGCCCAGCTTGAAGAGGTGGGTATCCCCATTGTGATGATCGATGTGCCCGGCAAAAGTGTTCGTACCTCTGCCCAAAAGACCCTGGAAATATTGGGCAAAATATTCCAGCAGGAAGGGCGGGCTGCCGAAGTGGTCGCCTTTTTGGACAACCAGTATGACCTGATCGCGTCTAAAATCTCAAAGATCACTGAGAAACCTGAAGTTTATTATGAATTCAGAGGGTATTCCGAAGTATTTGGATTAACCCAGACCAGTAAGAGAAAAGGCTGGGGCGATCTGATCGCTGTGGCCGGTGGTGACAACATTGCTGATACCTTGCTGGTAAGCACGTCCAAAGGTAAGGGCGGAAGAGGCACCCTGGATCCCGAGATTATCCTCCAGGTGGACCCTGACTTTATAATACTAAGTGCCTGCGGGGCCGGGTGGATGGACAATTTTCCCCATGATCCTGCCAAAGCGCCGTCTTTTGATATCGTCAACAGAACAGGCTGGCGGGATTTCAAAGCGGTCAGGAACCAAAATGTCTATGAACTGGCCCATGCCATGAACCGGTCCATTTACGGCTTCTACGCCTGCCTGAAAATGGCGACAATCTTCCACCCCGATGAATTTAAGGAGGTGGACCCCGAAGCCGTTCTGGCGGAATTCTTTGACCGCTTTATGATGGTGAACAGCAGCATTACCCACTGGGTATACAGGTATGAAGGCCCTGAAGGTAATTAA
- a CDS encoding FecCD family ABC transporter permease, whose product MKALKVINRMSHQSMSANRQIYNSMIRKRAILVTALLVIVIMLLLLNISLGSSAISLEEIITIIFTGEGEGHNPMIVNRIRMPMALMAAAVGACLGIGGCEIQTILRNPIASPFTLGITNAASFGAALGLILDTNVLNVSAPLMVTTNAFAFALLASVLVYAFSLRQGAGKHTIILFGIALNFFFTALTMILQYIADDEDLQSLVFWNMGSLLKTNWMKFLLVFAVLLFCFAVFYKNAWKLTAMTLEDTKARSLGVDTHKIRRMVILLASLLTAFAVCFVGAIGFVGIIAPHIARRFVGEDQRFFLPLSALVGAVVVSFAFVISKVAIPGVIMPIGLITAIIGIPVFLAIIFSRMRVM is encoded by the coding sequence ATGAAGGCCCTGAAGGTAATTAATCGTATGAGCCATCAAAGCATGAGTGCAAACCGTCAAATTTACAACAGCATGATCAGAAAGAGGGCCATACTGGTGACGGCCCTCCTGGTGATCGTCATCATGCTGTTGCTGCTCAATATTTCACTGGGTTCTTCAGCCATATCTCTGGAAGAGATCATCACCATCATCTTCACCGGCGAAGGTGAGGGACATAACCCGATGATCGTCAATCGTATCCGTATGCCCATGGCCTTGATGGCGGCTGCTGTAGGTGCCTGCCTGGGGATTGGCGGCTGCGAAATACAGACCATTCTGCGTAACCCCATTGCCAGTCCCTTCACACTGGGCATCACGAACGCAGCTTCTTTTGGGGCGGCGCTGGGACTTATCCTGGATACCAATGTGCTTAACGTGTCCGCGCCGCTCATGGTGACCACCAATGCCTTTGCCTTTGCACTACTTGCTTCGGTTCTGGTCTATGCCTTCTCACTAAGGCAGGGGGCGGGAAAGCATACCATTATTCTTTTCGGCATTGCCCTGAACTTTTTTTTCACCGCCTTGACTATGATATTGCAGTACATCGCGGACGATGAAGACCTGCAGAGTCTGGTTTTCTGGAACATGGGAAGCCTGTTAAAAACCAACTGGATGAAGTTCCTGCTGGTTTTTGCAGTACTGCTTTTCTGTTTTGCCGTTTTTTATAAAAACGCTTGGAAGCTCACCGCCATGACCTTGGAAGATACCAAGGCGCGCAGCCTGGGGGTGGATACCCACAAAATCCGCCGCATGGTAATTCTATTGGCCTCTCTGCTCACAGCGTTTGCAGTCTGTTTTGTGGGGGCTATCGGTTTTGTTGGCATCATCGCTCCCCACATCGCCCGCCGGTTTGTGGGTGAGGATCAGCGCTTTTTTTTGCCGCTCTCAGCGCTTGTCGGCGCAGTAGTGGTCTCTTTTGCCTTTGTAATCAGCAAGGTGGCCATACCTGGCGTGATAATGCCTATCGGGCTGATCACCGCGATTATAGGCATCCCGGTGTTTCTGGCCATCATCTTCAGCAGAATGAGGGTCATGTGA
- a CDS encoding ABC transporter ATP-binding protein, translated as MLRIQNLSFGYRSAGKRHTVFQGLNIEFERGLSIILGPNGAGKSTLLKSIYGLLKYDGTIYYGQDNLTRMKTDEKTKLMSYLPQMDIDNSMLTVLEMVLLGRLPELGYKVSDEDFDIVISTLNALNIESLANRNFGELSGGQKKLVFIAQTLVREPKLMLLDEPANSLDLQKQLEVCQLLQKIVQKQNVDIVVVMHDINLAVRYAQYLVIFNGNGSLNCAGTPREVISADMLREVYGVIANVTHDKNGVPAISPIRSIRNA; from the coding sequence ATGCTCAGGATACAGAATCTTTCCTTTGGCTATCGCTCCGCAGGGAAGCGGCATACCGTTTTCCAAGGTCTGAATATCGAGTTTGAACGGGGGTTGTCGATAATCCTCGGTCCCAACGGCGCGGGAAAATCCACCTTGTTAAAATCAATTTACGGTTTGTTGAAATACGATGGCACCATTTACTATGGTCAGGATAACCTCACCAGAATGAAGACCGACGAGAAGACAAAATTAATGTCTTATCTGCCTCAAATGGATATCGACAATTCAATGCTCACGGTACTTGAAATGGTGTTGTTGGGCCGATTGCCGGAATTGGGGTACAAAGTATCCGACGAAGATTTTGACATAGTGATTTCGACCTTGAATGCCTTGAATATCGAATCATTGGCCAACCGCAATTTCGGTGAATTAAGTGGCGGGCAGAAGAAACTGGTGTTTATTGCCCAGACACTGGTTCGAGAACCAAAGCTGATGCTCTTGGATGAACCGGCTAATTCCCTTGATCTGCAAAAGCAGCTTGAGGTGTGTCAGTTGCTGCAAAAGATCGTGCAGAAACAAAATGTCGACATTGTTGTGGTAATGCACGATATCAACCTTGCGGTAAGGTATGCTCAGTATCTGGTTATTTTCAACGGTAATGGCTCATTGAACTGTGCGGGAACGCCACGCGAAGTGATCAGTGCAGATATGCTGCGTGAAGTATACGGGGTCATAGCGAATGTGACGCATGATAAAAATGGGGTCCCTGCCATCTCACCCATCAGGTCGATCCGCAATGCTTAG
- a CDS encoding OprD family outer membrane porin, giving the protein MKCRFIKKITLPVILLLSMVTISFAGEAQNVKEAFAEGDVSGFFKTIWFQRDYDDGANDWQSAAVGGVLSYETSPLKGFSMGVGFKTGQGGSELNSSSNEVYRGVLAMGDTKTDHESYTALNEYFLKFEGWDTVAVVGAQYLTTPWLKGHDVRLTPKTYQGVSIINKSIEKLEFHGYYLWKWMDWASEEWESMAQGITNNEGDDGDSIIGGILWRAPGDLQFELWDYYYTEVMNDIYLRGRYRKKYNDKFNITIDARYLNQRDVGDALDGSIDTYTTGAIGSLSCYGTTLSAYYGVNGSDAIRAPFGNHHVICMQYKKLDRGEEDAWALRLKYDFGHIGVKGLSAYVFYGSFDTPDSGDNASPDIDEIDFDVQYKFGGIFKNLSLRLRYAIINGDEDVAGGKDWTDSRTYLTYRF; this is encoded by the coding sequence ATGAAATGCAGATTTATTAAAAAAATAACCCTGCCGGTCATTCTACTACTCTCAATGGTCACGATATCTTTTGCAGGAGAAGCACAAAACGTGAAGGAGGCTTTTGCCGAGGGAGATGTGAGTGGTTTTTTTAAAACGATATGGTTCCAAAGAGATTATGATGATGGAGCGAATGATTGGCAATCCGCTGCAGTCGGCGGTGTGCTCAGCTATGAGACCTCACCGCTTAAAGGGTTCAGTATGGGGGTTGGATTTAAAACTGGCCAGGGAGGCTCGGAACTCAACAGCAGCAGCAATGAAGTCTACCGTGGCGTGTTGGCTATGGGTGATACGAAAACCGATCATGAAAGTTATACGGCTCTCAACGAATATTTTTTAAAATTTGAGGGATGGGATACTGTCGCTGTTGTGGGCGCTCAGTATTTGACCACTCCGTGGCTGAAGGGCCATGATGTCCGGCTAACACCTAAAACTTATCAGGGTGTGAGCATCATAAATAAAAGTATTGAAAAACTCGAATTCCATGGATATTACCTTTGGAAATGGATGGACTGGGCCAGTGAGGAATGGGAATCTATGGCCCAGGGCATTACCAATAATGAAGGTGATGATGGCGATTCCATTATCGGCGGAATTTTATGGCGTGCTCCTGGGGATCTGCAGTTTGAACTTTGGGATTATTATTATACGGAGGTAATGAATGATATCTATTTGCGGGGACGCTATCGTAAAAAGTACAATGACAAATTTAACATAACCATAGATGCACGCTATCTGAATCAGCGGGATGTCGGGGATGCCCTGGATGGATCTATAGACACCTATACTACGGGTGCTATTGGGTCCTTGTCATGCTATGGGACGACTCTGTCTGCCTATTACGGGGTTAATGGTTCCGATGCAATACGTGCCCCGTTTGGCAATCATCACGTTATATGTATGCAATATAAAAAGTTAGATAGAGGGGAAGAAGACGCTTGGGCGCTAAGGCTCAAATATGATTTCGGTCACATCGGTGTAAAAGGTTTAAGCGCTTATGTCTTTTACGGCAGTTTCGATACACCGGATAGTGGTGATAATGCCTCACCGGATATTGATGAGATTGATTTCGATGTCCAGTATAAATTCGGTGGGATATTTAAAAACCTGAGTCTTCGCTTACGCTACGCCATCATCAATGGGGACGAAGACGTGGCGGGCGGTAAAGACTGGACCGATTCCAGGACTTATCTTACCTATCGTTTCTAA
- a CDS encoding DUF423 domain-containing protein, with the protein MERVFFIIGALSAFIGVAAGAFGAHGLKSRMNTEMLSVFEVGVRYQMYHAFALIIAAGVQSKWPSTLITTGGWLFVIGTILFSGSLYLMSVTEVRWLGAITPLGGLAFLAGWVCMAWGAWRA; encoded by the coding sequence ATGGAACGAGTCTTTTTTATCATAGGAGCGCTTTCCGCCTTCATCGGAGTTGCAGCTGGCGCGTTCGGCGCCCACGGTTTAAAGAGTCGAATGAACACCGAGATGCTTTCAGTTTTCGAGGTGGGGGTACGCTACCAGATGTATCATGCCTTCGCACTGATCATAGCCGCTGGGGTGCAGTCAAAGTGGCCCTCCACGCTCATAACCACCGGCGGGTGGTTGTTTGTCATAGGTACGATTTTATTTTCCGGGAGCCTGTATCTGATGAGTGTGACCGAGGTTAGATGGTTGGGTGCAATCACGCCGCTGGGCGGATTAGCATTTCTGGCAGGATGGGTCTGCATGGCGTGGGGTGCCTGGAGGGCTTAG
- a CDS encoding DUF6515 family protein has translation MTAMKKYKKTIGILIVSGIICSGTPVFAGHPGGHFPGFWPGPLFELIIVGGHHLFFRDGAFYHRAPAGYVPVPPPEGAVIPMLPPGYGIRIVDDAKYYYFNGVCYVRVAGGYMVVAPHVLTAAGEKEDSQIVKCKGQVSVTVDMLNVRSGPGMKYEAAFLAYKGETLNIYQESKGWLYVELPSGKLGWVDKRFTQDLNRVPAG, from the coding sequence ATGACGGCAATGAAAAAGTATAAAAAAACTATTGGGATTTTGATCGTTTCGGGGATCATCTGTTCGGGAACGCCTGTTTTTGCCGGTCACCCCGGGGGGCATTTCCCCGGATTTTGGCCTGGCCCGTTATTTGAGCTCATTATTGTTGGAGGCCATCATCTGTTTTTCAGAGACGGCGCATTTTATCATAGAGCACCGGCCGGGTATGTGCCTGTCCCCCCCCCTGAAGGGGCAGTCATCCCGATGCTTCCCCCTGGATACGGCATCCGGATTGTTGATGATGCAAAATACTACTATTTCAATGGTGTCTGTTATGTTCGGGTGGCTGGCGGTTATATGGTCGTGGCACCGCATGTTTTAACAGCTGCCGGGGAAAAGGAAGATTCCCAGATCGTAAAATGCAAAGGTCAGGTTTCCGTTACGGTGGATATGCTCAACGTAAGATCCGGGCCAGGTATGAAATACGAGGCGGCGTTCCTGGCATACAAGGGAGAAACCCTCAACATATACCAGGAGTCAAAGGGGTGGCTTTATGTGGAGCTCCCTTCCGGCAAACTGGGATGGGTTGACAAACGCTTTACACAAGATTTGAACCGGGTGCCGGCAGGTTAA
- a CDS encoding EF-hand domain-containing protein — MKIMELSKKTLVVFSGILMLTAGITGCTGYQGGSDRNSSRQGGSQQGPPPSKAQLFSQYDKDHDGKLSKEEFPGPDKDFTQFDVNQDGFLDKDEVPDSPPSGPKKG, encoded by the coding sequence ATGAAAATCATGGAGTTGAGTAAGAAGACGCTGGTTGTTTTTTCTGGTATTCTCATGCTGACTGCGGGTATTACCGGATGCACTGGATATCAGGGGGGCTCTGATCGAAATAGTTCCCGGCAGGGAGGTTCCCAGCAGGGGCCGCCGCCGTCAAAGGCACAACTTTTCAGCCAATATGACAAGGATCACGACGGCAAGCTCTCCAAAGAAGAGTTTCCTGGACCGGATAAAGATTTTACTCAGTTTGACGTGAACCAAGATGGGTTCCTTGATAAAGATGAAGTTCCCGACAGCCCACCATCTGGACCGAAAAAGGGATAA
- a CDS encoding 4Fe-4S dicluster domain-containing protein, with protein MTIKSIKGCIGCGTCVKTCPTDVIRLDPETEKAVIKYPADCQICHLCRMYCPVDAIRISPEKSIPVVVSWG; from the coding sequence ATGACCATCAAATCCATTAAAGGCTGTATTGGTTGCGGAACATGCGTCAAAACCTGTCCCACTGACGTGATTCGCCTGGACCCAGAAACTGAAAAAGCCGTTATCAAATATCCGGCAGATTGCCAGATATGTCATTTGTGCAGGATGTATTGTCCTGTGGATGCAATTCGTATTTCACCGGAAAAATCTATTCCGGTTGTGGTTTCATGGGGGTAA